The Oryctolagus cuniculus chromosome 5, mOryCun1.1, whole genome shotgun sequence genome includes a region encoding these proteins:
- the KIAA1586 gene encoding LOW QUALITY PROTEIN: E3 SUMO-protein ligase KIAA1586 homolog (The sequence of the model RefSeq protein was modified relative to this genomic sequence to represent the inferred CDS: inserted 8 bases in 5 codons; deleted 6 bases in 5 codons; substituted 5 bases at 5 genomic stop codons), translated as MPKWQNNIFHFLNVKKMKTDTESNNRNKNHCGLPKSEKPNLNIIEQPIFEEKTSCSSKEETDNLVLPDCWLKKQAFMFTXQYKWLEIKEGKLGCKDCSAVRNLGSKAEKHIRMSKEWIAYLVIPNDSNKTSRQRPLXKKIREHDVSKAHGKIQNLLKESVNDXVSNLAHKQNDKNIDAAVKVLYTVYSLVKHNRPRPAPPSSDIEGAIELXEKNGESDCLNTCYSATRVAERITKEMNMKIFKNIIEENAKICIRVDEAXIVSKKNTLVVYLQCVVHSALAPVTLFVALKELVSTTAEYILHTLLTTLNDCGFTNEYLLANLVAFCSDGANTTSGRKSGVATKLLENFPEIIVWNCLNHQLQLSLDDSISEIKQVNHFKIKIKPIXLGTVAKELKIEIFKIGQVMGPRWAACSLQAATAVWHAYSVLYTHFSHSPSGLAKRLANINFSQNFALMIDILEQFSLFSTALQSRSTTNIQKAQKLIKHTIRALGNLKIGTGKYESQIEDLIKSDKCKDIPFNKKCNAFPINVLXDNIIQYMNLYLLFDRNEESIFNYFNLLEPSTXPYEEITSLWIAGEEKLFHLCEILKYKINFNEFQXFVNNNIKSNSVSIPTTIQKAEKIFSTIAINSTEAERGFSLMNIICTRVRNSLTIDHISDLTTINLLRKELDWDAAPFVKSWSNCNHRLATDTRFWQKSTKAFCXQLAIWNLTIRSTMYIFIICKLCASHPLYT; from the exons ATGCCAAAATGGCAgaataacattttccattttttaaatgtgaagaaGATGAAAACAGATACAGAAAGCAACAATAGGAACAAAAATCACTGTGGATTGCCTAAATCAGAGAAACCCAAT TTGAACATTATTGAACAaccaatatttgaagaaaaaacatCTTGTTCATCAAAAGAAGAAACTGATAATCTTGTGCTTCCAGATtgttgg ttaaaaaaacaagcatTTATGTTTACATAACAGTACAAATGGCTTGAAATAAAAGAAGGTAAATTAGGATGTAAGGATTGTTCAGCAGTTCGGAATTTGGGATCAAAAGCAGAAAAGCACATCCGTATGTCCAAGGAATGGATTGCATATCTAGTAATCCCTAATGACAGTAATAAAACTAGTAGGCAAAGAcctctatgaaaaaaaattagggaACATGATGTTTCTAAAGCCCATGGTAAAATTCAGAATTTGTTAAAGGAATCAGTTAATGATTAAGTTTCTAACTTAGCACATaagcaaaatgacaaaaatattgaTGCTGCTGTAAAAGTTTTATATACTGTTTACAGTTTAGTAAAACATAATAgaccaaggccggcgcc acctTCATCTGATATTGAGGGAGCAATAGAATTAtgagagaaaaatggagagagtgatTGTTTAAATACATGCTATAGTGCAACAAGAGTAGCAGAACGTATcacaaaagaaatgaatatgaaGATATTTAAGAATATTATTGAAGAGAATGCC AAAATATGTATCAGAGTTGATGAGGC TatagtttcaaagaaaaatactCTGGTGGTTTATCTCCAGTGTGTAGTTCATTCAGCTCTTGCACCTGTTACTTTATTTGTTGCTTTGAAAGAGTTGGTGTCAACCACAGCAGAGTATATTTTACATACATTATTGACTACTTTAAATGATTGTGGCTTTACAAATGAATATTTGCTAGCAAATTTAGTTGCGTTTTGTTCTGATGGTGCTAATACAACTTCGGGAAGAAAGTCTGGAGTAGCTACAAAGTTATTAGAAAATTTTCCTGAAATCATCGTTTGGAACTGTTTAAACCATCAATTGCAATTGTCACTTGATGATTCAATATCTGAAATAAAACaagttaatcattttaaaataaaaatcaaaccaat TTTAGGAACTGTGGCTAAAGAacttaaaattgaaatttttaaaattggtcAGGTAATGGGACCAAGATGGGCAGCATGTAGTTTACAAGCTGCTACTGCTGTATGGCATGCATATTCTGTGTTATATACGCATTTTTCTCATTCTCCATCTGGTTTGGCAAAGAGATTAGCTAACATTAATTTCTCACAAAACTTTGCTTTAATGATTGACATTCTTGAACAATTTTCACTATTTTCAACAGCATTACAGTCAAGGTCAACT ACTAACATTCAGAAAGCACAAAAATTGATCAAACACACC ATAAGAGctttgggaaatttaaaaattggtaCTGGAAAATATGAATCTCAAATTGAAGATTTAATTAAGTCAGATAAATGTAAAGATATTccatttaataaaaaatgtaatgcatttcCTATAAATGTATT AGACAATAtaattcaatatatgaatttataccttttatttgacagaaatgaagaaagtatttttaattattttaatttgctaGAACCTTCTACATGACCTTATGAAGAAATAACTTCACTATGGATAGCTGGTGAagagaaattatttcatttatgtgaaattttaaaatataaaattaatttcaatgaGTTTC GAtttgtaaataataatataaaatcaaaCAGTGTTTCGATTCCTACAACCATACAAAAAGCTGAAAAGATATTTAGCACTATTGCAATCAATAGCACTGAAGCTGAAAGAGGTTTCAGTTTAATGAACATCATTTGTACAAGGGTGAGAAATAGTTTAACA a tagatCACATATCAGATTTAACAACAATAAATTTATTGAGGAAAGAGTTAGATTGGGATGCAGCTCCATTTGTAAAATCCTGGTCAAATTGCAATCATAGGTTGGCTACAGATACGAGATTTTGGCAAAAATCGACAAAGGCCTTCT GACAATTGGCTATATGGAACTTAACAATAAGGAGTACTATGTATATTTTTATCATATGTAAATTGT